One part of the Solea solea chromosome 1, fSolSol10.1, whole genome shotgun sequence genome encodes these proteins:
- the LOC131461097 gene encoding peptidyl-prolyl cis-trans isomerase FKBP1A-like, which translates to MGVQVDTVRPGDGMHFPQKGRNVLVHYVGRLTNGKVFDSSRERGQPFSFVLGEGQVIRGWDEGVARMSVGEVAHLTCSPDYAYGSRGYPPVIPPNATLIFEVELLNCPV; encoded by the exons ATGGGTGTCCAAGTCGATACTGTCAGACCAGGAGATG GTATGCATTTCCCCCAGAAAGGACGGAATGTCCTGGTGCACTACGTCG GCAGGCTGACGAATGGCAAGGTTTTTGACTCCTCCAGGGAACGTGGACAGCCCTTCTCTTTCGTCCTTGGCGAGGGTCAAGTCATTCGTGGCTGGGATGAAGGTGTAGCAAGG ATGAGTGTTGGAGAGGTGGCACACTTGACCTGCTCGCCAGACTACGCGTATGGCAGCAGGGGATACCCGCCTGTCATCCCCCCCAACGCTACTCTCATCTTCGAAGTTGAGCTTCTGAATTGTCCAGTCTAG